One bacterium DNA window includes the following coding sequences:
- a CDS encoding arginine decarboxylase, pyruvoyl-dependent: MYVPTRIFLTKGVGHHKEKLTSFEMALRKARIAQFNLVKVSSIFPPRCRVVPRSRGLATLFAGQIVHCVMSEQSTNEPHRLISASIGVAVPKDREKHGYLSEHHGFGQTQQQAGDYAEDLAADMFATIMGFEVDLEASYDEKKELWKLGNEIVHTANITQSAVGSKDGGWTTVIAAAILIK, translated from the coding sequence TTGTACGTACCGACCAGGATATTCCTCACCAAGGGAGTCGGCCATCACAAGGAGAAGCTCACCAGCTTCGAGATGGCTCTGCGTAAGGCCCGGATAGCGCAATTCAACCTCGTGAAGGTTTCGAGTATTTTCCCGCCCCGCTGCCGGGTCGTGCCGCGCTCACGAGGACTGGCTACCCTATTCGCGGGGCAGATAGTCCATTGCGTGATGAGCGAGCAGAGCACCAACGAGCCGCATCGCCTGATCAGCGCCTCGATCGGCGTGGCTGTGCCCAAGGACCGTGAGAAACACGGCTACCTGAGCGAGCACCACGGTTTCGGCCAGACCCAGCAGCAGGCCGGCGATTACGCCGAGGACCTCGCCGCCGACATGTTCGCCACGATCATGGGTTTCGAGGTTGACCTCGAAGCCAGCTACGACGAGAAGAAAGAACTCTGGAAATTGGGCAACGAGATAGTCCACACCGCCAACATCACTCAGTCCGCGGTCGGTTCCAAGGACGGGGGTTGGACCACGGTGATCGCGGCGGCGATCCTGATCAAGTAG
- a CDS encoding 5-formyltetrahydrofolate cyclo-ligase, translating to MSPDTLDPPERRTALETCPPDSRGPLRAAKDALRRTVLERRAAQAPELLAQWSRSVRSRLEGLALWQSCRFPCIYISAKPGEVDTHGLIRGALESGKRVCVPLTHPGDPELEIIEITHLDPLVPGPFGLLDPAQENRKSLIAPAWDLVLAPGLAFDRLGHRIGFGRGYYDRLLRRRRVAAAALAFSFQIMPEFAVSPEDIDMDYVVTEQEVVHVCRNRVTP from the coding sequence ATGTCACCTGACACACTCGATCCGCCCGAACGGAGGACTGCCCTGGAAACCTGTCCCCCCGACAGCCGCGGCCCGCTCCGGGCGGCCAAGGACGCCCTGCGCCGCACTGTGCTCGAACGCCGCGCCGCGCAGGCGCCTGAACTCCTGGCGCAATGGAGCCGGTCGGTCCGGAGCCGCCTGGAGGGCCTGGCCCTCTGGCAAAGCTGCCGTTTCCCCTGCATCTACATCAGCGCCAAGCCCGGCGAGGTGGACACCCACGGCCTGATCCGCGGCGCCCTGGAGTCGGGAAAGCGGGTCTGCGTGCCGCTTACCCACCCCGGCGATCCGGAGCTCGAGATAATCGAGATCACCCACCTCGACCCGCTGGTGCCCGGCCCGTTCGGCCTGCTCGACCCCGCCCAGGAAAACCGGAAGTCCCTGATCGCGCCCGCCTGGGACCTTGTGCTTGCACCTGGCCTGGCGTTCGACCGGCTCGGCCACCGGATCGGGTTCGGCCGCGGCTACTATGACCGTCTGCTGCGCCGTCGCCGGGTGGCCGCTGCGGCGCTGGCTTTTTCGTTCCAGATCATGCCTGAATTTGCCGTCTCGCCCGAGGATATCGACATGGATTATGTCGTTACGGAGCAAGAGGTTGTCCATGTCTGCCGGAACAGGGTCACGCCCTGA
- the speB gene encoding agmatinase — MERLNFLNPTAGPTGLDACRAVILPAPFERSTSYGHGAALGPAAIIEASQQVEEYDPLLGIETTAFGIHTAAAVDDDPALPAEKYLERLEQAVESYLERGKLVATLGGEHSLSLAPWRAHQRRHPGAGILQLDAHADLRDSYEGDPYSHASVMRRILETGPAAAVAVGIRSLCREEAELYAAGRVLLLDARTVAMSADWIERAVAALPGEVYLTIDVDALDPAVAPSTGTPEPGGLSWYQMLALLDAVTARKRVIGFDLVELAPNTGVQYPDFTCAKLVYHLIGLVLTRTPAAGRA; from the coding sequence ATGGAACGACTCAATTTTCTGAACCCAACTGCCGGCCCGACGGGTCTCGATGCCTGCCGGGCCGTGATTCTGCCGGCCCCGTTCGAGCGCAGCACCAGCTACGGGCACGGCGCCGCGCTGGGACCGGCCGCCATTATCGAGGCCAGCCAGCAGGTGGAGGAGTATGATCCGCTGCTGGGGATCGAGACCACCGCTTTCGGCATACACACCGCCGCGGCGGTGGACGATGACCCCGCGCTGCCGGCCGAAAAGTACCTGGAGCGCCTGGAGCAGGCCGTAGAGTCCTACCTGGAGCGCGGCAAGCTGGTGGCGACCCTGGGCGGCGAGCACAGCCTGTCCCTGGCCCCCTGGCGCGCGCACCAGAGGCGTCACCCCGGCGCCGGCATCCTGCAACTGGATGCCCATGCCGACCTGCGCGACAGCTACGAGGGCGATCCCTACAGCCACGCCTCGGTGATGCGGCGTATCCTGGAGACAGGTCCCGCCGCGGCCGTGGCCGTGGGCATCCGCAGCCTCTGCCGCGAGGAGGCCGAGCTGTACGCCGCGGGCCGGGTGCTGCTGCTGGATGCCCGCACGGTGGCCATGAGCGCCGACTGGATCGAGCGCGCCGTGGCCGCCCTGCCCGGGGAGGTCTACCTCACTATCGACGTGGACGCCCTCGACCCGGCGGTGGCGCCCTCCACCGGCACGCCCGAGCCGGGCGGCCTGTCGTGGTATCAAATGCTGGCCCTGCTGGATGCGGTCACCGCGCGCAAGCGGGTGATCGGTTTCGACCTGGTGGAGCTGGCCCCAAACACCGGCGTGCAGTACCCGGATTTCACTTGCGCCAAGCTGGTCTACCATCTGATCGGCCTGGTGCTCACACGCACACCAGCGGCGGGACGAGCCTGA
- a CDS encoding GatB/YqeY domain-containing protein has product MSLEQRLLDDLKAAMKSRNELETSVLRMLKSQLMLKKTEKEGVKELSDEVVSEVFAAYGKKIAESVDQFRAGKRQDLVERTEAELAVIRRYLPEPASEEQVRAVIAEVAASVGAAGPQDMGKVMGPAMARLKGRADGGLVSRLVREHLAGK; this is encoded by the coding sequence ATGTCGCTGGAACAGAGACTGTTGGATGACCTCAAGGCGGCGATGAAAAGCCGCAACGAGCTGGAGACCAGTGTCCTCAGGATGCTCAAGAGCCAGCTCATGCTGAAAAAGACCGAGAAGGAAGGCGTAAAGGAGCTGAGCGACGAGGTGGTGAGCGAGGTGTTCGCCGCCTACGGCAAGAAAATCGCCGAATCGGTGGATCAGTTCCGCGCCGGCAAGCGCCAGGACTTGGTCGAGCGCACCGAGGCCGAGCTGGCCGTGATCCGCCGCTACCTTCCCGAGCCGGCCAGTGAGGAGCAGGTCCGCGCCGTTATCGCCGAGGTGGCCGCCTCGGTGGGAGCGGCCGGCCCCCAGGACATGGGCAAGGTGATGGGGCCCGCGATGGCGCGCCTCAAGGGCCGGGCGGATGGCGGCCTGGTCAGCCGTCTGGTGCGCGAGCACCTGGCCGGCAAGTGA